A portion of the Methanotorris formicicus Mc-S-70 genome contains these proteins:
- a CDS encoding Holliday junction resolvase-like protein, whose product MKMDHMTILFILLLFAFIFLLWRYSELRGKIEERAWQLFEEWRDKELEKLSEQKAEMLFEDWKRKYEKKIRKDAIEKSKSVIIGKITEHFAPFLPEFKYNPKDARFIGSPVDFIVFDGLDEGDLKKIVFLEVKTGKSPLSKREKLIKKIVESKKVEWDSIRLGND is encoded by the coding sequence ATGAAAATGGATCATATGACAATTTTATTTATATTATTGTTATTTGCATTTATATTTTTGTTGTGGAGGTATTCGGAACTTAGGGGAAAAATAGAGGAAAGAGCATGGCAGTTATTTGAAGAATGGAGGGACAAAGAACTTGAAAAATTATCCGAACAAAAGGCCGAGATGTTATTTGAAGATTGGAAGAGGAAATATGAGAAAAAGATAAGGAAAGATGCAATAGAGAAGAGCAAATCGGTTATCATAGGAAAGATTACTGAACATTTTGCTCCATTTCTCCCAGAATTCAAATACAATCCAAAAGATGCCAGGTTTATTGGTTCTCCAGTTGACTTTATTGTGTTTGATGGGTTGGATGAGGGGGATTTAAAAAAGATAGTTTTTCTTGAGGTGAAGACGGGAAAATCTCCATTAAGCAAAAGAGAAAAACTAATCAAGAAAATTGTTGAAAGTAAAAAAGTTGAATGGGACAGTATTAGATTGGGAAATGATTAG